A stretch of DNA from Anser cygnoides isolate HZ-2024a breed goose chromosome 23, Taihu_goose_T2T_genome, whole genome shotgun sequence:
AGGCTTGTGATTTTGTTACCAAACACAATAATACTTAGCCAGATTGACAGTGCATGCTTCACAGTACTAGCAACACTGGAAAGGAATTACAGAAGTTAGGGCCAAAGAAAACTCTCTCATATCCCACACATGATCACACCTTAATGCAGTGGGATCTCTGTTTTGCTTGCTATTAAAACACCGAGTCAGATTCTATTTTTCCTACTTAACATAATACTGTAGCCAAACTGGTTGTATATTGGCACTAGAATCTTTAAACTCATCTTAATTTTAGAATTAATAAATCATCTcatatttttggttttaagcATGCAGTATTAACATATAACAATTCTAGCTAAAACATATACCCAGACAAAACCAACACACCACAACTATCAATCACTACTGAGCTGTTACTATGCAGGTAATATAGTAGTATAAGCAGAAAAGAACCTGTATCTAAAGCATACCAATAGTATAACAACAGGAATTGTTGTATACACAAATATAAACACATGCTCTTACAGACTGTTAGGTAGAGAAAACTAACTTCAGAATACATGTAAACAGTGAACTGTCACAAGACTGTAGCAGGGACACCTGCGTGTATAAAACAGCAGAGGCCTGCAAAGTTTAGGACCAGGGTTACCCCACATGCCTCAGGGCTATTCATACAAATTATGAATTATTGAATCCAAACTATGCAACAGCCTATACAGGCTTATACTCCATCCTGCATTTAGATGTATTTAAGTATTGCCTTATCAGTGAAGCAAACATGAGCACCTCTTCCATAAACTCAACAGCGTGTGTCAAATGCTGCTCTCCTCACATAACGAGGGAACAAACCAAGAAGTTTTGGTCATCTGGATGTGAAAAGATTTCTTCTTACATTTGGAACATTTCTGCATTTACATTATTTCTTTGCATGAAAGATTTATTACCTAGTTCCCAAACAGAAATACTAAGAAAAATGAGTTCTTGACATGAAGAGACAGTTTTACCTGAAAGTCACAGGAGAAATTTTTCCCATCAAGGCATAGGCTGTAACACTTTGCAGGTGGAACAAGACTCCATCTATTAAGAGAAGTACAACAACATCTTGGTTGTAGCTGAAGCTCCTTCCACTTTTCCCAATCACTGGCACATcctaaatgcaaaaaaaaaaaaaaaagagcatttcattTATAAACAAATCTAAAAGTCAATTTTCACCCTCctcattattttaataagataCTAGTTTTACATTTAAACGTCACCAAAACAAGATCTAAAACATAGAGGACATTCATGTTCTTCAAGTTTTCATTcctaaaagattaaaaagagcTCTTATCTGACTGAATTTGCCACTGCATTCAGCTTGCCAGTGAGGTATTTTTGAACACTGATGCATAGCAATAAAATGCCAATACAGTAAGGACACATTTATTGtgatacattttatttaccTCACCTCAATTTTGCTTTTAGAGAGTTAATATTCCTGCACACCACATAAATATTGGCAAAAAGTCAATAATTACTTAAGATTTGTATTTCAAATCTTTATCTAAaactttaaatgcatttataaagTCAGACAAAATCATGATTTTGTCTGACTTTAAAATCCTGAATAAACCCAGGCTTTTTGGGTCACCTGTCAACTCAGGCCTGTGACAAaccatttcttttaatattctcCCCTCTCCACACAAAGCTCTTACAAATGCGAGACGAAGTGTATTTCAGGGTgattaaaaaaaggagaggaattaaaagcaaaattaaggtTAACCATATgcacaagtaaaaaaaaaacaaacaaaaaccaacataAATCAGTGTTAACAAATTCAAATTACCATGAAAAATATCCAAGCTGGAATAAGCATAACCACTGCAGCAGCACTTGTATAGAActgcagctctggggccctacaaaggacaaaaaaatttttttaactttctttttcttagagCTGAAGAAAATTGCATCAAATTTAAATACATGCCTCCTTGATGTCTGTAAATACAATAATAAGTAATACAGAGAAGTTGCGTACTAAGCTCTGGGGACAACACATTCAGCAATCTCTTGCAAAGGTAGCGTTTCGTGTTCTGTGTTGGCCAAGACAGACTGAAGATAAAAGGCAAGTATTTTCAAGACCAACATGAGCAGTAAAATTTTATGGTAAAGTTCATGTTTCAGAAGTTCATAAAGTTCATGGCAGCTTACTCCAACATAATTGTAAACACATGGATTCCTTATAGAGCCCAAGGTCAATCTTGAATCAAATGtgaaaaaatttaaatacttaCGAAAATCTGTATTTGTCTCCACTGAGTAATTTTTTGGAAAAGACATTCTGCAAactagaaaagaaacaaaaaacatttaccTGTAAATATTAGTTATGACAAACAAATCAAACCATGAGAAAGACAACTGTTTCCCTTAGATAAGTAGATACACCTTCTACACATTCCACCCCCCTCACCCAATCTCCAACCAAAGCTAGGcttaaattttactttcttctaAATACTACatagaattaaatgaaatattttaaagtatggtAAATTTGAAAGGATAGACAAAGATATTAATGGTGAAAAAAGCTCTAGCAGATAGCATTGCTACTCTAGTGCACCCCTCTTGAAAATAGCAGTTCTGAAGCATATTTTGGAAGCTTTCATACTGTCTTAACATGCTGTCATGCCTTATTCTATATATAACTTCCTTATAAGAAGAGTGAGTCAATACATATTTCAAAGTGTTACTTTAAATAAGAACACGAGAATCATAACACCACCACTCTCAAGGTGAAATGTGACCATTTTTCAAAGTAGCTGTATTTCACATTCATCTCCTGCTCTTTTAGGATTATTACACAGAAAATTCCAACCTGCTCTGTGACTTAAGCTAAAATGTTGATATACTGCGTGtgaaaaatgcttattttatgtCCTCATGGACCCGAAGTTTCAACTTTCAGAACTATTTAACCTTTGCTCTGAAGCAGAAACAATTAGAACCCTAAATTAAATTGAATAAccctaaaataaattaaataaaaataaaccattgCCAACTCTCCCCTTTATTCCACACATGTACCTGTCGTTAAGCCTTACCAGTCCATGATATTAGTAGATAACGCTGCTGAGAAACCTAGAATGTTGAAACTGATTTCAGTAGCTGTACACAGAGCTAGCCCACCCATAACAGGAATGAGAGAGAGATTAACCAGCAgtcctgaaaattaaaataataaatccagTTTCAGttacatatattttcatatgcgttaaggaaaatataaattttaaaaggtttaaatTTGGCCTTAACTTCTTTATTTGAAAGTAAAAGCAACTTATTTGATTGCATTTTAAAGTTCAGAGGTTCTAAAGTGAGATCTCAGGCAACAGCAATATGCTCTTGAGAATAATATGGACATGTACTGACTGATAAAAATATCTgtcttggagaagaaaaatggacTGACTGtctttgtttcatctttttcactaaacaacagaagaaaattatactCTCCCTGTTTACTCTGTGATTGGATTACTCTTCTTCCTCTGGCTCATTTCAGCCTTTTGCTGTTTGAGCTTTGCATCAGAAAGCAATCTATACATTGCTTCTGTATAATTCCTGTGATTTATAGCTGGCTAGAAGCAAAATCTCTTCCAAGCAAATAGTATGCAATTGCATGTcaaattacaaagaaattatACTGGAGACTTGAACTGTGGTAAGCCAGCTATTAAGTTTTTAGCAAGAGAGTGAACACAGTAAATAAATTCAAGGTTTTTAAATTCTGAGAGGCAAGCTGTCCTCCTAAGAAGAAACACACAGAACTTCAATTATTTAATGCTCCAATTACAGtttcttaacagaaaaataacttcagagcTACACTGCCCTTACACAGctacattaaaacaaatcttttttcaCTTATAAACACTCAACATACTGCGTTCAACAAGAACGATTCTTTCAGCAGTATGCAATGACCTACATTATTTCAGTGGTATCTCCCTGTCCATGGCCAAATAAATGACACTATTATACAGGatataaatatgattttaaaatcatatttaaaaagagaacagtACTCACCAGTGTATTCCCCTAATATCATCCTAGACATGATAACAGTGAATATAGGTGCAGAGCTTTTAACTGTTTCTGCAAATGAAACAGCCACATTTTTCAAGCTGACAAGCCCCAAGACTACTGTTGCAAATCTGTAATcgaaaaacaaatgaaattaagtagaaaataaaataactccTTAACAGCCGCTCTTACTTATCTAGCACAGAAAAGAATTGCATTATACTTTCCCTAAATTTTACCTGCAGTAACTAAGAATATGGGGAGGTATAACTAGCAATCAAGTTATCAGAATTGTGGTAGCTTGACTGAACTGCAGTAACTGTTCAGCTTTATTCCACGGCACCTGCTAAGGAAATTACATCATTTGCAGTTATCCATCTGTGCTGCAAGTTAGGTATGCTACATATTTACCTATACTTTAAACAATTACATTACAATGAAACTGCTCTGAGTTAATAACTGCTGCCCTGATGGTTAATTTCAGCACTGCTACCCTATTACCATTTGTGCAGTGTTGAGAAAACCGAATTaacatgtctttttttctctcctagaCCACAGACTGATGCTATCCCAGCACACAGCAAATAATTACTTTTAGAAGGTAAATGTCAAGTCCGTATCACTTGAGGCAAATTGCTGGAAAAGGCGACAGAACAAAGCAACATCATAATAAATACTACTATACTAAACAAATATCAGCCtcaaaagagaagaggaagaaagtaaATGGAAAGATAACATTATGAGGAGAAGTATGTCATGAAAGAGGTTAAAGTGATGGTAGGCAAAGCTAGCCAAAAATTGACAGTTGGAAAAATGAACATCGCGTTTACCAATaggaactaaaaataaaattatcttgtGATTTTGGGGAAGAAAGATGAACAGTCTTTTCCAAACACCTTCCAGTCTTTCTATgaaggtaagaaagaaaatgaagagagaataaaaacataGCTTCTGTTCAGAACACAAAGAACAAATGGGATATATCTCTAATTTAACCTTTTACCTCATTAATCCAACAAACAGCATTATCATGATGAAATTGGGTGGATAAGAGATGCGTGTTTTGTGCTGGTACAAGCAGCATggaacaaacatttttatacaGCCAATGAAGGTGGTTGAAAGCATTTGAACAGCACCTAAagagagatggggaaaaaaatcagaagacaaTGGGAACGTCACAGATCAAGCATCATGAGAAAATTTCTTACATAAACTTATCTGCAGTGTTTCTAGACTTTATGGATTCTCACAAAAGCCCTTTACTTCTACATCTACCAGCAAGGCAGCAGAATAAAACAAGATCACagttaaaatgctttttgtttgcccttaaaaaaaaaaacaaacagaaaaataagcccACATGAAGGCAACTCTTGCATTTTTACACACAAACAAGTTAATCTTGTTAATTATCTTGTTAATCAAACAAGTTAATCAGCTCTGTAGACTATCAACAGCTTACtctgttttattacatttttcaagaaCCCACACTACCCTCTTGCAGAGAAAACCAAAAATTTAATTacactcccccccccaccaccaccacccccagctgTTATTTCTCAAACACCATTTTACAGCTCCTCTATGAGCAAAATTTCATCGCGTCTTCCAGAAGGTGGAGGgacaagagaaggaaaggacacCATCAGAAAGTCCTTTAAAAGCTGAGATTACAATTTACAAGTTCTCAGCCCCAAAATCCACGCCCACATCTCCTAACTAGGTCCTTTTCACTTCAGCTGAACCATTTACTCCCTCAGCTCTATACAGGAGGAGCTGTTATTGTCAAATATGTTACTGGAATTGAAGTGTAAATGAAAGGTAGGATTACCTAGCATGCTGGGCTCTCCTTCCAGTAATGAAAGAATGTATTTGTTAAGAAAAAGAGtgcaaaagctgaagaaaaaccACAAAGTGAGGTAGATGAGAGCATGAGAATTCCAGATGCCCAAGTCTGACTCAATGACTGTAGTCTCTGTGATAGTTATTTTCAGAACATTCTCCTCTGGTACGCTATCGCTCCTCGCAATTACAAATTTTTCACTCCTGTTAGCAAAGAGTGAACCCAAATGAAATAGTGGTTTTCCCTTTGGCTTTTCTTCAAGGAGGGGAGGGTTAGGTTCCTCCGGTGTCTCAGCACTTGTCGCAGTTGACATGATGACATTAACAAACTAGTATCCGTCCTTAATACGGAGCAACATTGACTTAGCACAGAACAGCacttagagggaaaaaaatatcatgtgATTAATCTTTCATCTCCAATGGCCTCTAAAAGCGTATTTGGTCCTCCAAATAACATCTTGCATAAACTTCGGATGCTTCTTCATGTGCTCTGTTCCACTTTTTCCACctaagaatgaaaaaaacagaaggaaaacaaaatttagcCATGCACATAACACTTTAAATCCCTAACACAACAAAAATACCACATTTTTGCTTGCTATTTATGAAAGATGAAAAGTATCTCATCTTCGGTACCTCATCTTTCCAACTGAATTTTGCACTTCTAATGTGACTATGACCTTTACTTTTCCCAAATTACGTAATGTTAGTTAGTATCATAATGCTAACAAAgtccaaagaaagaaagagcactTGAGCAGCTTATCTGCAACATTAAAATATGTGGTCGGATTTATAGCTTTCTAATTTGCACTCTACATTTtaggagcaaaagaaaaaaaatttatcaGATGAGAATGAAAGGACAAAGTCTTTTGCTCCTCAACAAATAAGCAGTCGGGGAAATTAGAGtttaaatgttgtatttttttaaatctaaaagtACATTTGCTGGACAGATAATATGGTGGGCCTTATGCAAATAAAGTGGTTCTTGTATGGATAGTTAATCATTGGACATCTTGGAAAAGATGTCTGAAATAAGATCATAACACTAGAGTGCATCAAACAGTGACAGCACAGGAAATAATCAATGCTAAGACAAAATACAAGGGTTCTAAACAAGAGCTACTGCACCTGCCCTGATTTTGTTAACAAGCGAACAGGATACACtattttcttcatgcttttatAGTGTCCAGTGGGGTATCTCAACAACAAAAGGTAACTATAAAGAGGcactaaaaattaattttatgatgTCTGTTGACATATTCTACTTTACATAGAAATTTTCCATTCCTTGTGTGCTCTATTTCTGTTGTTACAGTCACGCACAGAACATTTCCACCCCATCACCTTATCCCTTTCCATTTATCAGGGAATCAGGTTAGCAGCACATTGAGGTACACCTGACACATTCATGTTAAACCATATACACACAAGTGTGTTATCCAGCTTAAAACAAAACTAgcataacatgaaaaaaaatgcattctttaaGATAATTTGCAATGAAAACCTGGTTCTTCCTTTTTCGTgtcttttagaaaagaaagaagcaaaaaaaaaaccaccactatACCTTTAAAATCATTAAGCTACCAAAACTTTGTTAATACTTTTCCTATTCACACTactcaattaaaaacaaaaataattatgtacAACAAACTTCCACCTTCAGTAGCactgcatttttgtattttatatcaCCGATTCCACATGTGGCAGGAAGCAGAACAGCAATAAGAAAAAACACGCCCCTAAATTACTGACCTGCTGCCTTAAATCAACTGGAAAGTCTTAAATTGGCTGAAAGAGTTCTCCATCTGGAAGTAATTCAATCATCCTCCCTTAAGAGCAACCAGCAGCTGATGTTTACCAATAGATGAAAACGTGGCAGTAGTTGGTAGACTGTTTCTGTTGGATTACGTGCAAACATTGAGTCTTCCAGCTCACAAAAATGAGAAGCATGCTGCACATTTTACACTCTTCCTTGCATCTTCTCCCATTTTCAActatattaacaaaaaaaaagcattaaaggtTAAAACACAGGGAGCGTAAACTTTGAAAGCCTCAAATTTTGACTTATAAGAAGTAACTACTCTTAGTAGTTCAAAGTTTACTTAGGGCTGTATTCATTTCAAACTTAAAGGGGAGCAGAAAAAAACCTGTTCTAAGGGAACTTTTaagagtgaagaaaataaataaatgcaccTGCAGCTAATGTCTTCAAGCAcctaattttaataaaaaatactacTCTCCCTCAGTTTTTAACAGAGCAGTCATACTTGGATGAGAAAAACAGCACTGACTCCTATAGTCGCATCAAATTGAACCCAGTCCATCATGGTTTGGTCACTACATCACTTACACTATTTTCTATTGTGTACAGGTGGCCTTTGTAAGAATGAATGTTATTTTGCTGCCAGccatggatatatatatatatatattcatgcCAGCATGAATATATAGAAATGACAGATATCTGTAAGGTGCCTTCTCTGGAAGTGGTGTCACAGTTCAGTAAGCACCAGCTCACAGCTTCTGTAATACATGGTAGCCCCTTCACTTGCTCCTGCTACAATAAATGAGTATTGAACCAAACCATGGAAACTGTTCTCCACTGAAACTTAAGGctgaaggaaaaacactgcTCTTAATCCCTGCTAGGATTAGTGCACGTCATCTACTCCTAATCCACACCTGTGCAGTTTAACCACATTGTTGTAACAGCAGTATGAAGTCTACATGAGtagttttctacagaaaaagaagaaaagacaccCCAAGTTTTGGGGACAATAAAATGCAGAGGCAACACAAATTAACAAGAATGTGCATGCTGCATTTTTGctttagttttcaaaaaaaatgttttaaaatgcaactATAACACTCCACACTGAAGTAGGTAAgagaacaaacaagaaatagaCCTCATGTAAAGTTTTACAGCAGTAAAATTGTCTAACACAATTTACAAGCAAGCAAaataagttttccttttctggtgAAGAGAAGGTTTGTGTCACATCACCCCACCAAAGAAGAACAACTGCAGAGCCACAAGTGCAAAGCAGCTGGTGAAAATCCCATTGCAAGTGCTGGGCAACATAACAGGACCCTGAAACATTCTGCAGCTGGCCTTCGCTGAGCTTTTACCAGAGCTGCAGGTTAGGGAAGGGCAGTCAGCTGGGCTGCCTTCACCCAACTCTAACAACCCCCActcattttgtttgaaaacatgTTCAGCCATGTTTTATAAAAAAGCAAAgggtaagaggaaaaaaaaaataacttggatATTAATTGTTTCAATGGGATAATCAGGCGTGCTCCAAAAATCCTCATAATAGTATTCACTTAGCTTTCTTTTTATGAGACAATGCAGTTTTAACCTTTAACAaactgtcaaaaataaaaaaaggcaacaacacAATTGTTCCATATAGCCAGAGTCTTACCTTAGAACTGAAAGGCTAAAATTGTTTAAAGATTAACATATACAGTGATAAGAAACGAATTAGGCATGTGAAAGAGGAAGTATGGTGTCTTTTAAAAGTTACATATACTGTGCCTAGACACCGCTgattg
This window harbors:
- the SLC35E2B gene encoding solute carrier family 35 member E2B, whose protein sequence is MSTATSAETPEEPNPPLLEEKPKGKPLFHLGSLFANRSEKFVIARSDSVPEENVLKITITETTVIESDLGIWNSHALIYLTLWFFFSFCTLFLNKYILSLLEGEPSMLGAVQMLSTTFIGCIKMFVPCCLYQHKTRISYPPNFIMIMLFVGLMRFATVVLGLVSLKNVAVSFAETVKSSAPIFTVIMSRMILGEYTGLLVNLSLIPVMGGLALCTATEISFNILGFSAALSTNIMDCLQNVFSKKLLSGDKYRFSAPELQFYTSAAAVVMLIPAWIFFMDVPVIGKSGRSFSYNQDVVVLLLIDGVLFHLQSVTAYALMGKISPVTFSVASTVKHALSIWLSIIVFGNKITSLSAIGTVLVTIGVLLYNKAKQHQQETIQSLAAAAPQPAQSTTEDTEPLISKDLKPYD